In a single window of the Luteibacter rhizovicinus DSM 16549 genome:
- a CDS encoding restriction endonuclease, which translates to MFSARQPSAGGTDALARLTWQDFEHLLAEHYRAQGYRVEHHAPVTSLKALSAGVDLRLTRGTESVILQCKHWDALEVEVAEVNELLSVMLNEAATKGILVTRGRFSSEAINIQRRQPRLQLMDGEVLRVLLKLPDHLDTALPGSAAAAPASRKGAKAARRRGASSHGSRLLPALLVLGIGVLLGLFAWKVMSRRDAVADTLPPAAASAPEPARAPIPDLPPAPPPSNDTSGFVSTRTSSSVPPPPTRELLERQRVLEQSERERASQRKNEDGLKVLEKNTRELGSHD; encoded by the coding sequence ATGTTTTCCGCTCGACAGCCTTCCGCCGGTGGCACAGACGCACTCGCGCGCCTGACCTGGCAAGACTTCGAGCACCTGCTTGCCGAGCACTACCGTGCGCAGGGCTACCGGGTGGAGCACCACGCACCGGTCACCTCGCTCAAGGCCCTGTCCGCCGGCGTCGACCTGCGACTGACCCGTGGCACCGAGTCGGTGATCCTGCAGTGCAAGCACTGGGACGCCCTCGAGGTGGAGGTGGCGGAAGTCAACGAGCTGCTCAGCGTGATGCTCAACGAGGCCGCGACCAAGGGCATCCTCGTTACCCGTGGCCGCTTCAGCAGCGAGGCGATCAACATCCAGCGTCGCCAGCCGCGCCTGCAGCTGATGGATGGCGAGGTCTTGCGCGTGCTGCTCAAGCTTCCCGATCACCTCGACACGGCGCTACCGGGCAGCGCGGCGGCGGCTCCGGCCTCCAGGAAGGGCGCGAAGGCGGCCCGTCGCCGCGGCGCGTCGTCGCATGGATCGCGCCTGTTGCCCGCCTTGCTCGTCCTCGGCATCGGTGTCCTGCTCGGCTTGTTCGCCTGGAAAGTCATGTCGCGTCGTGATGCCGTGGCAGATACCTTGCCTCCCGCGGCGGCTTCCGCACCGGAACCGGCACGCGCTCCGATTCCCGACCTGCCGCCCGCCCCGCCGCCGTCCAACGACACCTCGGGGTTCGTGTCCACGCGGACGTCGTCCTCCGTGCCCCCGCCGCCGACGCGCGAATTGCTGGAACGCCAGCGCGTCCTCGAACAGTCCGAGCGCGAACGCGCCTCGCAGCGCAAGAACGAAGACGGCCTGAAAGTGCTCGAGAAGAATACGCGCGAGCTTGGATCGCACGACTGA
- a CDS encoding aldo/keto reductase, whose product MVTLCRPAVAVPEHVITLDDTLHLVRLQEQGKIRHLGLSNQPGVSVPQLIGAQKTARIVAIENLHNVADRADDAVLDHAARNHIAFIPWFPLGHGGLVGPDPAGAPLVTRRRRSLGADIHPAGDVPMSTLHPNIATLRSIYDDLRRIERHADEDMVLHTAQRRTAGESGIVYGKKAVVERMNALILKSEQTLEMSVDIIVANDYFGAVLGSIRARCGDREIDMPFCGLWRFDDGSILEHWENAYDIEELDAFMDNETSETSNWVRQ is encoded by the coding sequence ATGGTCACGCTTTGCCGCCCCGCGGTGGCCGTACCCGAGCACGTCATCACGCTGGACGACACGCTGCATCTCGTGCGCCTCCAGGAACAAGGCAAGATTCGTCATCTTGGCCTGTCGAACCAGCCGGGCGTCAGCGTCCCACAACTGATCGGGGCCCAGAAGACCGCGCGGATCGTAGCCATCGAAAACCTCCACAACGTCGCCGACCGGGCCGACGACGCCGTGCTGGATCATGCGGCCCGGAACCATATCGCCTTCATCCCATGGTTTCCTCTGGGCCACGGAGGCCTCGTCGGCCCGGACCCGGCTGGCGCTCCACTCGTGACGCGCCGACGAAGATCACTGGGCGCTGACATCCATCCAGCCGGAGACGTTCCCATGTCGACCCTGCATCCCAACATAGCCACCCTTCGGTCTATCTACGACGATCTGCGTCGTATCGAGCGCCATGCCGACGAGGACATGGTGCTGCATACCGCTCAGCGACGCACCGCCGGCGAGAGCGGCATCGTCTACGGCAAGAAAGCCGTGGTCGAAAGGATGAACGCGCTGATTCTCAAGAGCGAGCAAACACTAGAGATGAGTGTGGATATCATCGTTGCCAATGACTATTTTGGCGCCGTACTCGGCAGCATCCGGGCTCGCTGCGGCGATCGCGAGATCGACATGCCCTTCTGTGGATTATGGCGATTTGATGACGGCAGCATCCTGGAGCATTGGGAGAACGCCTACGACATTGAGGAACTCGACGCATTCATGGACAACGAGACGTCGGAAACGAGCAACTGGGTGCGGCAATGA
- a CDS encoding phosphoketolase family protein, producing MTEPLAPDLLRRMHAYWRAANYLTVGQIYLRDNPMLDEPLTREHIKHRLLGHWGTTTGLNFIYTHLNRAIVERDLNMIYVIGPGHGGPGLVAHTYLEGSYTEIYPHIDRSVAGMRELFRQFSWPYGIPSHVAPETPGSIHEGGELGYSLSHAFGAAFDNPDLIVSCVVGDGEAETGALATSWHSNKFLNPVRDGAVLPILHLNGFKIANPTVLARIEPEELRDLMRGYGYEPHFVEGHEPEPMHQAFAAALDTCLDEIRRIQTEAREGTASEAKRPRWPMIVLRSPKGWTGPKVVDGKPVEGTWRAHQVPIDKFDNDEHLKILEDWMKSYDAHELFDERGRFRDEFATLAPRGQRRMGMNPHANGGLLLKQLHMPHFRPFAQDVKTPGDHKAEATRVLGKFLSGVMQQNMETFRVFGPDETASNRLEAIYEVSGKTWLGEYEGVDENLSPEGRVMEVLSEHQCQGWLEGYLLTGRHGFFSCYEAFIHIIDSMFNQHAKWLKVTRKMSWRPPIASLNYLLSSHVWHQDHNGFSHQDPGFIDHVANKKSEIVRVYLPPDANCLLSVADHCLRSRHYVNVIIAGKQPDWQWLDMESAVRHCTAGAGIWSWAGRGEDDPDVVMASAGDAPTVEVLAAIMLLREYVPDIRIRMVNVVDLMSLETPDEHPHGMDDDVFDDLFTKDKPVIFAFHGYPGIIHKLTYRRHNHDNIHVRGYKEEGTTTTALDMMVLNNMDRFQLALDVINRVPRLADQREAATQRYWSDIQRHKLYVSEHGQDLPDVRDWQWKAEEVDE from the coding sequence ATGACCGAGCCGCTTGCGCCCGACCTGCTTCGTCGCATGCACGCCTACTGGCGCGCCGCCAACTACCTCACTGTTGGCCAGATCTACCTCCGTGACAACCCCATGCTCGACGAGCCCCTCACGCGGGAACACATCAAGCATCGTCTGCTCGGCCATTGGGGAACGACCACCGGCCTCAACTTCATCTACACCCATCTCAATCGCGCGATCGTCGAGCGCGACCTCAACATGATCTACGTCATCGGCCCCGGCCATGGCGGACCGGGGCTGGTGGCGCATACCTATCTCGAAGGTTCTTACACCGAGATCTACCCGCATATCGACCGCAGCGTGGCCGGCATGCGCGAGTTGTTCCGCCAGTTCTCCTGGCCGTATGGCATTCCGAGCCACGTGGCACCGGAAACCCCGGGCTCCATCCACGAGGGCGGCGAACTGGGCTACTCGCTGTCGCATGCCTTCGGCGCGGCCTTCGACAACCCCGACCTGATCGTCAGTTGCGTCGTCGGTGACGGCGAGGCTGAAACGGGCGCGCTGGCGACCAGCTGGCACTCGAACAAGTTCCTCAATCCCGTGCGTGATGGCGCGGTGCTGCCGATCCTGCACCTCAACGGTTTCAAGATCGCCAATCCGACGGTGCTCGCCCGCATCGAGCCGGAAGAGCTCCGCGACCTCATGCGCGGCTACGGCTACGAACCCCATTTCGTCGAAGGCCATGAGCCCGAGCCGATGCACCAGGCCTTCGCCGCGGCGCTGGATACCTGCCTGGACGAGATCCGGCGTATCCAGACCGAGGCCCGCGAGGGCACGGCGTCCGAGGCGAAACGACCACGCTGGCCGATGATCGTGCTGCGTAGCCCCAAAGGGTGGACCGGCCCGAAGGTGGTCGACGGCAAGCCCGTGGAAGGGACGTGGCGCGCGCACCAGGTACCCATCGACAAGTTCGATAACGACGAGCACCTGAAGATCCTCGAAGACTGGATGAAGAGTTACGACGCACACGAACTCTTCGACGAGCGCGGACGGTTCCGCGACGAGTTCGCAACGCTCGCTCCGCGTGGCCAGCGGCGCATGGGCATGAACCCGCACGCGAATGGCGGCCTGCTGCTCAAGCAGCTGCACATGCCGCACTTCCGCCCGTTTGCCCAGGACGTCAAGACGCCGGGCGACCACAAGGCCGAAGCGACGCGAGTGCTCGGCAAGTTCCTGAGCGGCGTGATGCAGCAGAACATGGAAACGTTCCGCGTGTTCGGTCCGGACGAAACCGCGTCGAACCGCCTGGAGGCGATTTACGAAGTCAGCGGCAAGACCTGGCTGGGCGAGTACGAAGGCGTGGACGAGAATCTTTCGCCCGAAGGCCGCGTGATGGAAGTGCTCAGCGAGCACCAGTGCCAGGGCTGGCTCGAAGGCTACCTTCTCACCGGCCGGCATGGATTTTTCTCCTGCTATGAAGCCTTCATCCACATCATCGATTCGATGTTCAACCAGCACGCGAAGTGGCTCAAGGTCACGCGCAAGATGTCGTGGCGGCCGCCGATCGCCTCGCTCAACTACCTCCTGAGCTCGCATGTGTGGCATCAGGACCATAACGGCTTCTCGCATCAGGACCCGGGCTTCATCGACCATGTCGCCAACAAGAAGTCCGAGATCGTCCGCGTCTACCTGCCGCCGGATGCGAACTGCCTGCTTTCGGTCGCCGACCATTGCCTGCGCAGCCGCCATTACGTCAACGTGATCATCGCCGGCAAGCAGCCGGACTGGCAATGGCTGGACATGGAGAGCGCCGTGCGCCATTGCACCGCCGGCGCAGGCATCTGGTCGTGGGCCGGTCGTGGCGAGGACGATCCCGATGTAGTGATGGCGTCCGCAGGCGATGCGCCCACGGTCGAAGTGCTCGCCGCGATCATGTTGCTTCGCGAGTACGTGCCCGATATCCGCATCCGCATGGTCAACGTGGTCGACCTGATGTCGCTGGAAACGCCGGACGAGCATCCGCACGGCATGGACGACGACGTGTTCGACGACCTGTTCACCAAGGACAAGCCGGTGATCTTCGCCTTCCACGGTTATCCGGGCATCATCCACAAGCTGACCTACCGCCGGCACAACCACGACAACATCCACGTGCGTGGCTACAAGGAAGAAGGTACGACGACGACCGCACTGGACATGATGGTGCTGAACAATATGGATCGCTTCCAGCTCGCCCTCGATGTGATAAACCGCGTGCCACGCCTCGCCGACCAGCGCGAGGCGGCGACGCAGCGCTACTGGTCGGACATCCAGCGACACAAGCTTTACGTCAGCGAACACGGCCAGGACCTGCCCGACGTGCGTGACTGGCAGTGGAAGGCCGAGGAGGTTGACGAGTGA
- a CDS encoding acetate/propionate family kinase has protein sequence MSVTTGHVLALNTGSSSLKYGLYRVDGDTCEALLTENTESAGNGSDPVTTIVGTLRDKGLPAPDAIGHRLVHGGPNVREHARIDEQLMVHLDEARAFAPLHVPAAVQMVKRCRVAFPGVPQVACFDTAFHATMPEVARTLPLPADLRAGGIERYGFHGLSYESIVRQLGDAVPARLVIAHLGNGASLCAVRDGKSIDTTMGLTPTGGIVMGTRPGDLDPGVLIYLMRERGFDARRLETLVDRESGLKGLSGGTSDMRELHTMDTAASRLALDVFVHAARKQIAGMIASLGGIDLLVFTGGIGENDAVTRDTILAGLQWIGDFDSRVIPTEEDEQIARHTWRLTS, from the coding sequence GTGAGCGTTACCACGGGCCATGTGCTTGCGCTCAACACGGGATCGTCGTCACTGAAGTACGGGCTGTACCGCGTCGACGGCGATACGTGCGAAGCCTTGCTCACGGAGAACACCGAGTCCGCGGGCAATGGCAGCGACCCGGTAACGACCATTGTCGGTACGCTGCGCGATAAGGGGCTACCGGCACCGGACGCCATCGGTCATCGTCTCGTGCATGGCGGCCCGAACGTACGTGAGCATGCGCGTATCGACGAGCAGTTGATGGTGCATCTGGATGAAGCCCGTGCCTTCGCGCCGCTGCACGTCCCTGCGGCAGTGCAGATGGTGAAGCGCTGCCGCGTGGCATTCCCCGGCGTGCCCCAGGTCGCCTGCTTCGACACAGCGTTCCACGCGACGATGCCGGAAGTCGCCCGCACCCTGCCCTTACCCGCGGATCTGCGCGCTGGCGGCATTGAGCGTTACGGCTTTCACGGGCTGTCGTACGAGTCCATCGTGCGGCAACTCGGCGACGCCGTGCCGGCCCGACTCGTCATCGCGCACCTCGGCAACGGCGCCAGCCTCTGTGCCGTGCGCGATGGCAAGTCGATCGACACGACGATGGGCCTCACACCCACCGGCGGCATCGTGATGGGTACGCGTCCGGGCGACCTGGATCCCGGCGTGCTGATCTACCTGATGCGCGAACGCGGCTTCGACGCCAGGCGCCTGGAGACGCTGGTCGATCGCGAATCGGGTTTGAAAGGTTTGTCCGGTGGTACGAGCGACATGCGCGAGCTGCACACGATGGACACCGCGGCGTCACGTCTCGCACTCGATGTCTTCGTGCACGCGGCACGCAAGCAGATCGCCGGCATGATCGCCTCTCTCGGCGGCATCGACCTGCTGGTTTTCACCGGCGGCATCGGCGAGAACGACGCGGTCACCCGCGACACCATCCTCGCCGGCCTGCAATGGATCGGTGATTTCGATTCCCGCGTCATCCCCACAGAAGAGGATGAGCAAATTGCAAGGCACACCTGGCGCCTCACCAGCTGA
- a CDS encoding fumarate hydratase, whose protein sequence is MTSIKQDDLIQSVADALQYISYYHPVDYIRNLSAAYEREESPAAKDAIAQILINSRMCAEGHRPICQDTGIVTVFLKVGMNVRWDDATMGVEDMVNEGVRRAYNDPDNKLRASVLADPAGKRMNTRDNTPAVVNVSIVPGDKVDIIVAAKGGGSEAKSKFAMLNPSDSIVDWVLKTVPTMGAGWCPPGMLGIGIGGTAEKAMLLAKEALMEPIDIVDLIARGPSNRAEELRLELYEKVNALGIGAQGLGGLTTVLDIKVKDYPTHAANLPVALIPNCAATRHAHFVLDGSGPVALDPPSLEDWPKLTYDSSKGRRVDLDTITREDVQSWKPGETILLNGKLLTGRDAAHKRMIDMLNRGEQLPVDFTNRFIYYVGPVDPVRDEVVGPAGPTTATRMDKFTRQMLETTGLLGMVGKSERGPTAIDAIRDNKAVYLMAVGGAAYLVSKAIKASRVLAFEDLGMEAIYEFEVKDMPVTVAVDSAGSSVHISGPKEWQSRIGKIPVVVV, encoded by the coding sequence ATGACTTCGATCAAGCAGGACGACCTCATCCAGAGCGTCGCAGACGCCCTCCAGTACATCTCGTACTACCACCCGGTCGACTACATCCGGAACCTCTCCGCTGCCTACGAGCGCGAAGAGTCGCCGGCTGCCAAGGACGCCATCGCCCAGATCCTGATCAACTCGCGCATGTGCGCCGAGGGCCACCGGCCGATCTGCCAGGACACCGGCATCGTCACGGTCTTCCTCAAGGTGGGCATGAACGTGCGCTGGGACGACGCCACCATGGGCGTCGAGGACATGGTCAACGAGGGCGTCCGTCGCGCCTATAACGATCCGGACAACAAGCTGCGCGCCTCCGTGCTCGCCGATCCCGCCGGCAAGCGCATGAACACGCGCGACAACACGCCGGCCGTGGTCAACGTCTCGATCGTTCCCGGCGACAAGGTCGACATCATCGTCGCGGCGAAGGGCGGTGGTTCGGAAGCCAAGTCCAAGTTCGCCATGCTCAACCCGTCCGACTCGATCGTCGACTGGGTGCTGAAGACGGTCCCGACCATGGGCGCCGGCTGGTGCCCGCCGGGCATGCTCGGCATCGGTATCGGCGGCACCGCCGAGAAGGCGATGCTGCTGGCGAAAGAGGCTCTCATGGAGCCGATCGACATCGTCGACCTGATCGCCCGCGGCCCGTCCAACCGTGCCGAAGAGCTGCGCCTGGAACTGTACGAAAAGGTCAACGCGCTCGGCATCGGTGCGCAGGGCCTCGGTGGCCTGACCACGGTGCTCGACATCAAGGTCAAGGATTACCCGACCCACGCCGCCAACCTGCCGGTCGCCCTGATCCCGAACTGCGCCGCCACGCGTCACGCGCACTTCGTGCTCGATGGTTCGGGTCCGGTCGCACTGGATCCGCCGTCGCTGGAAGACTGGCCGAAGCTCACCTACGACTCCTCGAAGGGCCGTCGCGTGGACCTCGATACGATCACCCGCGAGGACGTGCAGAGCTGGAAGCCGGGCGAGACCATCCTGCTCAACGGCAAGCTGCTCACCGGTCGCGATGCCGCGCACAAGCGCATGATCGACATGCTCAACCGCGGTGAACAGCTGCCGGTCGACTTCACCAACCGCTTCATCTACTACGTGGGTCCGGTCGATCCGGTGCGTGACGAAGTCGTCGGTCCCGCTGGCCCGACCACCGCCACGCGCATGGACAAGTTCACGCGCCAGATGCTCGAGACGACCGGCCTGCTCGGCATGGTCGGCAAGAGCGAGCGCGGGCCGACCGCGATCGATGCGATCCGCGACAACAAGGCCGTCTACCTGATGGCGGTGGGTGGTGCGGCGTACCTCGTGTCGAAGGCGATCAAGGCCTCGCGCGTGCTGGCCTTCGAAGACCTCGGCATGGAAGCGATCTATGAGTTCGAGGTGAAGGACATGCCGGTGACGGTCGCGGTCGATAGCGCCGGTTCGTCGGTGCATATCTCCGGGCCCAAGGAATGGCAGTCGCGGATCGGGAAGATTCCGGTCGTCGTGGTCTAA
- a CDS encoding thioredoxin family protein, whose protein sequence is MRPIRLAFLALFVALASLAATGTAMAAQTAPEFAGIAKWHNSPPLTMKGLRGKVVLIDFWTYSCINCLRTLPHVTHWYDQYKDKGLVIVGVHSPEFPFEKQEGNVRDAIARFGIKYPVAQDNDLETWDAWDNQYWPAEYLVDQRGNVVAHHYGEGNYMDMENAIRTLLGLPRLADAAAASETDKDAPDFTQLGSPEMYFGADRSANNASPEGKDTGTRDFTAPSRLELNKFALVGRWEIGRDNASLVGASGEIRLHYKAKKVHMVASANDPITVEVAVDGKPQAPVTVQASKLYTLFDGDGYKDHILTIKIPKANFHMFTFTFG, encoded by the coding sequence ATGCGTCCCATCCGCCTCGCCTTCCTCGCCCTGTTCGTCGCGCTGGCCTCCCTGGCCGCGACCGGCACGGCGATGGCCGCCCAGACCGCGCCCGAGTTCGCCGGCATCGCCAAGTGGCACAACTCCCCGCCGCTGACCATGAAAGGCCTGCGCGGCAAGGTCGTCCTGATCGATTTCTGGACGTATTCCTGCATCAACTGCCTGCGCACCCTGCCCCATGTCACCCACTGGTACGACCAGTACAAGGACAAGGGCCTGGTGATCGTCGGCGTGCATTCCCCGGAATTCCCGTTCGAGAAGCAGGAAGGCAACGTCCGCGACGCCATCGCCCGTTTCGGCATCAAGTACCCGGTGGCCCAGGACAACGACCTGGAAACCTGGGACGCCTGGGACAACCAGTACTGGCCGGCCGAGTACCTCGTGGATCAGCGCGGCAACGTCGTGGCGCACCACTACGGCGAAGGCAACTACATGGACATGGAGAACGCCATCCGTACGTTGCTGGGCCTGCCGCGCCTGGCCGACGCGGCCGCTGCCAGCGAGACCGACAAGGACGCCCCGGACTTCACCCAGCTGGGCTCACCGGAGATGTACTTCGGCGCCGACCGCAGCGCGAACAACGCCAGCCCCGAGGGCAAGGACACCGGTACGCGCGACTTCACCGCGCCGTCCCGCCTGGAACTGAACAAGTTCGCCCTGGTCGGACGCTGGGAGATCGGCCGCGACAACGCCAGCCTGGTCGGCGCCAGCGGTGAGATTCGCCTGCACTACAAGGCGAAGAAGGTGCACATGGTCGCCAGCGCCAACGACCCGATCACCGTCGAGGTGGCCGTGGACGGCAAGCCCCAGGCGCCGGTCACGGTGCAGGCGAGCAAGCTCTACACGCTGTTCGATGGTGATGGCTACAAGGATCACATCCTCACCATCAAGATCCCGAAGGCCAACTTCCACATGTTCACTTTCACCTTCGGCTAA
- a CDS encoding PadR family transcriptional regulator has product MHFFHHAKHRFHEQMAAMAMGRGGRFGGGPFGFDDRDGMRGGRGGGRFGGGRMFGTGDLRLLLLALIEEQPRHGYELIRTIEEMFDGQYSPSPGAIYPTLTMLEELGYARVEAETGGKKLYAITEAGSKFLLENRDTLEALTERLQVMSRHMRRMGVPNAIREAMHTIKHQLMNHHKSWDDAETQRVAAIIESAAKAIAERNA; this is encoded by the coding sequence ATGCACTTTTTCCATCACGCCAAACACCGTTTCCACGAACAGATGGCCGCCATGGCCATGGGCCGCGGCGGCCGTTTCGGCGGTGGCCCGTTCGGTTTCGACGATCGTGACGGCATGCGTGGCGGTCGCGGCGGCGGTCGGTTCGGTGGCGGCCGCATGTTCGGCACGGGCGACCTGCGCCTGCTGCTCCTCGCCCTGATCGAGGAGCAGCCGCGCCACGGCTACGAACTGATCCGCACCATCGAGGAAATGTTCGACGGCCAGTACAGCCCCAGTCCCGGCGCCATCTACCCGACCCTGACCATGCTCGAAGAGCTGGGCTACGCCCGCGTCGAAGCGGAAACCGGCGGCAAGAAGCTCTACGCCATCACCGAGGCGGGCAGCAAGTTTCTCCTGGAGAACCGCGACACCCTCGAGGCTCTCACCGAGCGCCTGCAGGTGATGTCCCGCCACATGCGCCGCATGGGCGTGCCCAATGCCATCCGCGAAGCGATGCATACGATCAAGCACCAGCTCATGAACCATCACAAGTCCTGGGACGACGCCGAAACGCAGCGCGTCGCCGCCATCATCGAATCCGCCGCCAAGGCGATCGCGGAGCGCAATGCATGA
- a CDS encoding siderophore-interacting protein, which yields MSATERHAIQRVRHELKMRLLEVKQVTRLTPHMVRVTLTGPDLAGFVSASPDDHVKLFFPVEDGAINRPTMGPDGPVYPEGLTPSPARDYTPRRYDAASNELDIDFVLHGEGPASTWAESVKVGDKLGVGGPRGSMVIPDDYDHYVLVGDETALPAIGRWLEEMPSSTPVTVLAEIASADEKQSLRRDVRWFVRGESPSMDEAIAALPIPAGDTFWWVAVESMRARALRSLLVETRGIDKDWVKATGYWQAG from the coding sequence ATGAGCGCCACCGAACGGCATGCCATCCAGCGCGTGCGTCATGAACTGAAGATGCGCCTGCTCGAGGTGAAGCAGGTCACACGGCTCACCCCGCACATGGTGCGCGTCACGCTGACCGGTCCAGACCTCGCCGGCTTCGTCTCAGCCTCGCCGGACGATCACGTGAAGCTGTTCTTCCCGGTGGAAGACGGCGCGATCAATCGCCCGACGATGGGGCCAGATGGCCCGGTCTACCCCGAAGGCCTCACGCCCTCGCCCGCCCGCGATTACACCCCGCGCCGCTACGACGCCGCCAGCAACGAACTCGATATCGACTTCGTGCTGCACGGCGAAGGCCCGGCATCGACTTGGGCGGAATCGGTGAAGGTCGGCGATAAGCTCGGCGTCGGCGGTCCTCGCGGCTCCATGGTCATCCCCGACGACTACGATCACTACGTACTCGTCGGCGACGAAACCGCCCTGCCCGCCATCGGCCGGTGGCTCGAGGAAATGCCTTCGTCTACACCGGTGACTGTGCTCGCTGAAATCGCCTCGGCCGACGAGAAGCAGTCGCTGCGCCGCGATGTGCGCTGGTTCGTTCGCGGTGAGTCGCCGTCGATGGACGAGGCCATCGCCGCGCTACCGATTCCGGCCGGCGATACGTTCTGGTGGGTCGCCGTCGAGTCCATGCGTGCACGCGCGCTGCGTTCGTTGCTGGTGGAGACGCGTGGCATCGACAAGGACTGGGTGAAGGCGACCGGGTACTGGCAGGCCGGCTGA